In Nitrospira sp., a genomic segment contains:
- a CDS encoding DUF3617 domain-containing protein — MTRMTPPLGRFVYLLGLGLLSNPLFLWPTSAAQAESFNAKPGAWEMTFTTQSSGSLIPPDALAKMPPEQRARVEQSMQARAGKPRIHSVKSCVTKEDLDQDRIIKDSDDDEPGCKTSVVSKSAAKLVLERTCPPPHASTSQVRVEAQTPESLVGSMDTDRPQAGKVHLDFKGRWIGASCAGLAE; from the coding sequence ATGACACGCATGACACCGCCACTTGGCCGCTTTGTGTACCTGCTGGGCCTCGGACTCCTGTCGAACCCGCTCTTCCTCTGGCCGACTTCCGCAGCACAGGCCGAGTCATTCAATGCGAAGCCCGGCGCCTGGGAGATGACCTTCACCACACAATCCAGCGGCTCACTGATCCCGCCGGATGCCCTCGCGAAAATGCCGCCGGAACAGCGGGCCAGGGTCGAACAGTCGATGCAAGCGCGCGCCGGGAAACCAAGAATCCATTCCGTGAAGAGCTGCGTCACCAAAGAAGATCTGGATCAAGATCGCATCATAAAAGACAGTGATGATGACGAACCGGGATGTAAAACCAGCGTCGTCTCCAAATCAGCCGCTAAACTCGTGCTGGAACGCACCTGCCCGCCCCCTCACGCCTCCACGTCACAGGTGAGAGTAGAAGCTCAAACCCCCGAGTCGCTGGTGGGGAGCATGGACACGGACCGCCCGCAGGCTGGGAAAGTCCACCTCGACTTCAAAGGCCGTTGGATCGGAGCCAGTTGCGCCGGTCTCGCCGAGTGA
- a CDS encoding DUF3365 domain-containing protein gives MKGNGFWIGLVMGASAMGLFGQWGPGAAGRDDNPSTCIPAGAVAEYLHSVIQADRTFYTTDVVERMQMRGIAFAAENWRETSRLPLPAQYLLETGRLVAAGRSGLQYRLISHWAINNKNQPSTDFERAGLMEILVNPDRPYTAVTTDRGTRVFQAIYADKAASQSCVGCHNAHPNSPKKDFKPQDVMGGILLTIPLNQER, from the coding sequence ATGAAGGGGAACGGTTTTTGGATCGGGCTGGTCATGGGAGCGAGTGCGATGGGGTTGTTTGGACAGTGGGGGCCTGGTGCTGCCGGCAGGGACGACAATCCATCCACCTGCATCCCCGCGGGGGCGGTGGCCGAGTATCTGCATAGCGTCATTCAGGCCGATCGCACGTTTTACACGACGGATGTCGTGGAACGGATGCAGATGCGGGGGATTGCTTTTGCCGCGGAAAACTGGCGAGAGACGTCACGGCTTCCGCTTCCTGCACAGTACCTGCTGGAAACGGGACGGCTCGTGGCCGCCGGGCGTAGCGGGCTGCAATATCGGTTGATCAGCCACTGGGCCATCAACAACAAGAACCAGCCCAGCACCGATTTCGAACGGGCTGGGCTCATGGAAATTCTCGTGAATCCCGATCGGCCTTACACGGCCGTGACGACGGACCGCGGCACTCGCGTCTTCCAGGCGATTTACGCGGACAAAGCGGCCTCGCAGTCCTGTGTCGGCTGCCACAATGCGCATCCCAATAGCCCGAAGAAGGATTTCAAGCCGCAAGACGTGATGGGTGGGATTCTGCTGACGATTCCGTTGAACCAAGAGCGGTGA
- a CDS encoding transcriptional regulator gives MALTREFRDTITARAERDPRFREALFTEALNAYFAGDTTVGKAILRDLVNATIGFEELALTLKKPSKSLHRMLGPSGNPSTDNFFSILSMLQKKARVRLRVTAKAS, from the coding sequence ATGGCACTCACACGAGAGTTTAGAGACACGATCACGGCGCGCGCAGAGCGTGATCCGCGTTTTCGTGAGGCGCTATTTACGGAGGCTCTGAATGCGTATTTCGCCGGCGATACGACTGTGGGCAAGGCCATCCTCCGTGATCTGGTTAATGCCACCATTGGATTTGAGGAACTCGCTCTGACGCTCAAGAAGCCCAGCAAGAGCCTGCATCGGATGTTGGGCCCTAGCGGAAATCCAAGCACAGACAACTTCTTCAGTATCCTAAGTATGCTCCAGAAGAAAGCTCGCGTCAGATTGCGCGTGACGGCCAAAGCCAGTTAG
- a CDS encoding type II toxin-antitoxin system RelE/ParE family toxin, whose translation MSEVRILEYLDLKARSPFAAWFEGLPAVASAKVAAALHQLAAGNWSNVKGVGSGVFERKIDTGPGYRVYFGKDGDRLVILLGGSTKQRQQQAIETARDRWADYRRRRDTKR comes from the coding sequence ATGTCCGAAGTACGCATACTCGAATATCTTGACCTCAAGGCGCGGTCTCCCTTTGCCGCATGGTTCGAAGGCCTTCCTGCTGTCGCATCAGCAAAAGTGGCCGCAGCACTCCATCAGCTAGCTGCTGGGAACTGGTCAAACGTGAAGGGAGTTGGATCTGGAGTTTTTGAACGAAAGATCGATACCGGGCCTGGCTATCGCGTTTATTTCGGGAAGGATGGTGACCGGCTTGTGATCTTGCTAGGTGGCAGCACGAAGCAGCGCCAGCAACAGGCTATCGAGACGGCTAGAGACCGATGGGCAGATTACCGTCGTCGCAGAGACACTAAGAGGTAA
- a CDS encoding DUF2971 domain-containing protein, with protein sequence MNDYLEVEHGLGCFHSTSKCPARARFNKLIDNCFPGLAAEVDQDFSKWEESVREESYITCLSEHPIEEDQNGRLSMWRAYGETAGVALVLNSGSMHSHSHELNVYSSPVAYLTIDEFQAEFEKIVKDAENEAAFIKSLGREKVRNAILKAFFFTVLCTKHPGFHEEREWRVIATTLLPPTSQVTQSVEVVRGIPQIVRKFGLKTYSNNALNLAIPKLLDRIIIGPCAFPEIVHGAFLKLLQDAGVSDPERMVIVSGIPLRHL encoded by the coding sequence ATGAATGACTATTTGGAAGTGGAACATGGACTTGGATGCTTCCACTCCACTAGTAAGTGTCCTGCGAGAGCTCGATTTAACAAGTTAATCGATAACTGTTTCCCAGGTTTGGCGGCGGAGGTGGATCAGGATTTTAGCAAGTGGGAAGAGAGCGTTCGTGAAGAATCGTACATCACATGTTTGTCAGAGCATCCAATTGAAGAAGATCAGAATGGAAGACTCTCAATGTGGAGGGCATATGGAGAGACAGCTGGCGTCGCGCTCGTCCTGAATAGTGGATCGATGCACAGCCATTCTCACGAGCTCAACGTATACTCTAGCCCGGTAGCGTATCTAACTATTGATGAATTCCAGGCCGAGTTTGAGAAAATTGTCAAAGATGCAGAAAACGAAGCCGCCTTCATAAAGTCGCTAGGCCGGGAAAAAGTGAGGAATGCGATCCTCAAGGCATTCTTTTTCACCGTGCTGTGCACAAAACATCCAGGCTTCCATGAGGAACGAGAGTGGAGAGTCATCGCGACCACTTTACTGCCACCAACCTCACAGGTGACGCAATCTGTAGAGGTCGTCCGTGGTATACCTCAAATCGTGCGGAAGTTTGGCTTGAAGACCTATTCAAACAATGCTCTGAACCTGGCAATACCCAAACTTCTCGACAGAATTATTATCGGACCTTGCGCATTTCCAGAAATCGTACACGGTGCATTCCTCAAGCTATTGCAAGACGCGGGCGTGTCGGATCCCGAAAGAATGGTAATTGTTTCCGGTATTCCCCTCAGACATCTGTAA
- a CDS encoding IS110 family transposase, which translates to MSIATLGIDLAKNVFHVHGRDAAGHPVFQKRFSRAALVTFMANLPSCRVGLEVCSGANHWSRTLQALGHDVRLISPQFVKPYVKSNKNDFNDAEAICEAVLRPTMRFVPSKTVAQQDLQNVHRVRRRLIGVRTALVNQIRGLLAEYGIVVAQQVGRLRRALPGLLDDPNTLTPLARLTFTSLHEELRGLDARITAVDQELKRQCVCDERCRRLIAIEGIGPLTATAIVAAVADPHAFKNGRHLAAWLGLVPRQHSSGGKPRLLGISKRGDRYVRTLLIHGARAVVARAATKSDARSRWIADKRQQRGTNRACVAVANKNARIIWALLAQGTSYRRAA; encoded by the coding sequence ATGAGCATTGCAACGTTGGGGATTGACCTAGCGAAGAATGTCTTTCACGTGCATGGACGGGATGCCGCTGGGCACCCCGTGTTCCAGAAGCGGTTCTCGCGGGCCGCGTTGGTCACGTTCATGGCCAATCTCCCCAGCTGCCGCGTCGGGCTGGAGGTCTGTAGTGGGGCGAATCATTGGAGTCGCACGTTGCAGGCATTGGGGCATGATGTCCGCCTGATCAGCCCCCAGTTCGTCAAACCCTACGTGAAGAGTAACAAGAATGACTTCAATGATGCCGAGGCCATTTGTGAAGCCGTCCTCCGCCCGACCATGCGCTTCGTGCCTTCGAAAACCGTGGCCCAGCAAGACCTGCAAAATGTGCATCGGGTGCGACGACGCCTGATCGGGGTGCGCACTGCACTGGTCAATCAGATTCGCGGACTCCTTGCGGAATATGGCATCGTCGTTGCCCAGCAGGTTGGCCGGTTACGGCGGGCCCTTCCCGGACTCCTCGATGATCCGAACACCCTCACACCCCTCGCTCGGTTGACGTTTACGTCACTGCACGAAGAACTGCGGGGGCTGGATGCCCGGATCACCGCGGTCGACCAAGAGCTCAAACGTCAATGTGTCTGCGATGAGCGCTGCCGACGCCTGATAGCGATTGAAGGCATCGGGCCACTCACGGCGACGGCGATCGTCGCCGCGGTGGCCGATCCCCATGCCTTCAAGAATGGGCGCCATCTCGCGGCCTGGCTCGGCCTCGTGCCTCGGCAGCACTCCAGTGGCGGCAAGCCACGATTGTTGGGCATCAGCAAACGTGGGGATCGCTATGTGCGCACGCTCCTCATTCACGGGGCTCGGGCTGTCGTGGCACGGGCGGCGACAAAGTCGGATGCCCGCAGCCGGTGGATTGCCGATAAGCGCCAGCAGCGAGGCACCAACCGGGCGTGCGTAGCGGTGGCCAATAAGAACGCACGCATCATCTGGGCGCTCTTGGCTCAAGGCACCAGCTATCGACGAGCGGCCTAA
- a CDS encoding DUF1153 domain-containing protein, translated as MASESSEPIERWTAKRRVALVVSILKGETSMAEAARQHALTVAEVEDWREKFLLGAENALRSRPRDEEAVKDEQIKKLKQKIGDLVLDNDILREALKPYPLDRKTSDV; from the coding sequence ATGGCATCCGAATCATCAGAACCCATTGAACGCTGGACGGCCAAGCGACGCGTGGCATTGGTGGTCAGTATCCTGAAAGGCGAGACCTCCATGGCCGAGGCGGCCCGCCAGCATGCACTGACCGTGGCCGAGGTGGAGGACTGGCGGGAGAAATTTCTGCTCGGCGCGGAGAACGCGCTGCGGAGTCGGCCACGAGACGAAGAGGCCGTGAAGGACGAGCAGATCAAGAAGTTGAAGCAGAAGATTGGCGATCTGGTGTTGGACAACGACATCTTACGGGAGGCCTTGAAACCCTACCCTTTGGACCGGAAGACATCCGACGTGTGA
- a CDS encoding IS3 family transposase, which produces MSGVSERRSCQVLGVSRAGLHRTVAAKGRCRGTDPPWTGRLHQWIQQHPTFGYRRLWVLLRFQDGIVVNRKAVYRVLKQKGWFMHQRVSTPRPRVRGWVSRAGRSNERWAMDVTHIPCGQDGWAHLAAVIDCHDREVIGYEFALRSRAKEAERAVEAACLARFGTLRPMGAPVLRSDNGLIFQSRRFRQACRDYRLQQEFITPYTPEQNGIIERFFRSLKEECVWQHVFQTFDEARRIIRDWLQWYNQERPHQALGYRSPVQYRAKQSTQVA; this is translated from the coding sequence GTGTCGGGTGTCTCGGAACGGCGGAGTTGCCAGGTGCTCGGCGTGAGCCGAGCGGGCCTGCATCGAACGGTCGCGGCGAAGGGCCGCTGTCGAGGAACCGATCCGCCGTGGACTGGGCGGCTGCATCAGTGGATTCAGCAGCATCCCACGTTTGGGTATCGGCGGCTCTGGGTTCTCTTGCGATTTCAGGACGGGATCGTGGTGAATCGCAAAGCAGTCTATCGCGTGCTGAAGCAGAAGGGGTGGTTCATGCATCAACGCGTCTCTACGCCCCGTCCCCGCGTGCGGGGCTGGGTCAGTCGGGCCGGTCGGAGTAATGAGCGGTGGGCGATGGACGTGACGCATATTCCCTGTGGGCAAGACGGGTGGGCGCATCTGGCCGCGGTGATCGACTGTCATGATCGTGAGGTCATTGGGTATGAGTTCGCGCTTCGGAGCCGGGCGAAGGAGGCCGAACGGGCGGTTGAAGCGGCCTGTCTCGCACGGTTCGGGACACTCCGTCCTATGGGAGCGCCGGTCTTACGCAGTGACAATGGCCTGATCTTTCAGAGTCGGCGGTTTCGGCAGGCCTGTCGGGACTATCGGTTGCAGCAGGAGTTCATCACGCCCTACACGCCGGAACAGAATGGCATCATCGAACGGTTCTTTCGGAGTCTCAAAGAAGAGTGTGTCTGGCAGCACGTGTTTCAGACGTTCGACGAGGCACGGCGCATCATTCGCGACTGGCTGCAGTGGTACAACCAGGAGCGCCCCCATCAGGCGCTCGGCTATCGCAGCCCGGTCCAATACCGGGCAAAACAATCAACTCAGGTGGCTTGA